A genomic segment from Torulaspora globosa chromosome 3, complete sequence encodes:
- a CDS encoding ribonucleoside-diphosphate reductase large subunit (ancestral locus Anc_7.256) codes for MFVYKRDGHKEPVRFDKITARISRLCYGLDPAHIDAVKITQRIISGVYEGVTTVELDNLAAETCAYMTTVHPDYATLAARIAISNLHKQTTKQFSQVISDLYHYVNPKNGVHSPMISKEVLDIVLENKDELNSAIVYDRDFNFNYFGFKTLERSYLLRINGEVAERPQHMIMRVAVGIHGSDIKSAIETYNLMSLRYFIHASPTLFNAGTPRPQMSSCFLVAMKDDSIEGIYDTLKECAMISKTAGGIGLHIHNIRSTGSYIAGTNGTSNGLIPMVRVFNNTARYVDQGGNKRPGAFALYLEPWHADIFDFIDIRKNHGKEEIRARDLFPALWVPDLFMKRVQANGEWTLFSPSEAPGLADVYGDEFEALYERYVAEGRGRKTIKAQKLWYAILEAQTETGTPFVIYKDACNNKSNQKNLGTIKSSNLCCEIVEYSAPDETAVCNLASIALPSCVQVSEDGKTQWYNFAKLHEIAKVITRNLNKVIDRNYYPVPEAKNSNMRHRPIALGVNGLADTFMMLRIPFESQEAKELNIQIFETMYHAALEASCELAKKDGPYQTYEGSPVSQGILQYDMWNVKPSDLWDWDSLKADIKKYGIRNSLLLAPMPTASTSQILGYNECFEPFTSNMYSRRVLSGEFQIVNPYLLRDLVDLGIWDESMKQRIITDNGSIQNVPNIPQELKDLYKTVWEISQKHIIDMAADRSAFIDQSHSLNIHIRAPTMGKLTSMHFYGWKKGLKTGMYYLRTQAASAAIQFTIDKSVAEQAGQNAADLSSLRRPKYVPQKVNLAEGTLTVSDEPSGDSSSTPLSTASSITNSIASLKIQESLPVTPVTSASQSTLSEPSEVEIPKISKQDDDEVDIYNSKVIACAIDNPEACTMCSG; via the coding sequence ATGTTCGTCTACAAGAGAGACGGTCATAAGGAGCCTGTAAGGTTCGATAAGATCACTGCCCGTATATCACGGTTATGCTATGGGTTGGATCCAGCACACATCGATGCGGTGAAAATTACGCAGCGAATCATCTCAGGTGTGTACGAAGGTGTCACTACGGTGGAATTGGACAATTTGGCTGCTGAAACGTGTGCTTATATGACTACTGTGCATCCGGATTACGCTACTTTAGCGGCTAGAATCGCGATCTCTAATCTTCACAAGCAGACTACGAAACAGTTTTCTCAGGTGATAAGCGATTTGTACCACTACGTGAACCCAAAGAATGGCGTTCACTCGCCTATGATCTCTAAGGAGGTGTTGGATATCGTGCTGGAAAACAAGGATGAATTGAACTCTGCCATCGTCTACGACAGGGATTTTAACTTCAACTACTTTGGTTTCAAGACGTTGGAACGCTCATACCTGCTGAGGATCAATGGTGAGGTCGCTGAACGTCCGCAGCACATGATCATGCGGGTGGCAGTCGGCATCCATGGTAGCGACATTAAGTCTGCCATCGAAACTTACAACCTGATGTCATTGAGATATTTCATCCATGCCTCTCCCACGCTTTTCAACGCTGGTACCCCTCGCCCGCAGATGTCATCGTGCTTTTTAGTGGCAATGAAAGATGACTCTATCGAGGGTATTTACGACACTTTGAAGGAATGTGCCATGATCTCCAAGACCGCTGGTGGTATCGGGCTACATATTCATAACATTCGTTCTACAGGCTCTTACATTGCGGGCACTAATGGTACTTCCAACGGCTTGATTCCTATGGTACGGGTTTTCAATAACACCGCCCGTTACGTTGACCAAGGTGGTAACAAGAGACCAGGTGCTTTCGCTCTTTACTTAGAGCCTTGGCACGCGGATATCTTCGACTTTATCGATATTCGGAAAAATCATGGTAAGGAGGAGATCCGCGCTAGAGACTTGTTCCCGGCTCTTTGGGTTCCAGACCTGTTTATGAAGCGTGTCCAGGCGAATGGCGAGTGGACCTTATTCTCTCCAAGTGAAGCACCCGGGTTAGCTGACGTCTATGGAGATGAGTTCGAAGCCTTGTACGAGCGTTATGTGGCTGAGGGCCGTGGTAGAAAAACTATCAAGGCACAAAAACTGTGGTACGCTATCTTGGAAGCTCAAACGGAGACCGGTACTCCTTTTGTGATTTACAAGGACGCCTGCAACAATAAAAGTAACCAGAAGAACTTGGGTACCATCAAGTCTTCTAATTTGTGTTGCGAAATCGTTGAATACTCAGCACCAGACGAGACTGCTGTCTGTAATCTGGCTTCGATTGCTTTGCCATCATGTGTTCAAGTCTCTGAAGATGGCAAGACCCAATGGTATAACTTCGCCAAGTTGCATGAAATCGCTAAAGTTATCACTCGTAACCTGAACAAAGTTATTGACCGCAATTACTACCCAGTCCCAGAAGCTAAAAATTCCAACATGAGACACAGACCTATTGCTCTTGGTGTCAACGGTCTGGCTGATACCTTCATGATGCTACGTATCCCATTCGAATCTCAAGAGGCCAAAGAGTTAAAcattcaaatttttgagaCCATGTACCATGCCGCTTTGGAGGCTTCTTGCGAGCTagcgaagaaagatggcCCTTACCAGACCTACGAAGGTTCTCCTGTATCTCAAGGTATTTTACAGTATGACATGTGGAACGTAAAGCCGTCTGATCTATGGGATTGGGATTCGCTGAAGGctgatatcaagaagtaCGGTATCAGAAACTCTCTGCTATTAGCACCAATGCCCACTGCATCTACCTCTCAAATCTTAGGCTACAATGAGTGCTTTGAACCATTCACTTCGAACATGTACTCCCGCCGTGTGCTATCAGGTGAGTTCCAAATTGTCAATCCATATCTGTTACGTGATTTGGTTGATCTCGGTATCTGGGATGAGAGTATGAAGCAGCGTATCATCACTGACAATGGCTCCATTCAAAATGTGCCAAATATTCCTCAAGAACTAAAGGATCTTTACAAGACCGTTTGGGAAATTTCCCAAAAACATATCATCGACATGGCAGCCGACCGTTCAGCATTCATCGACCAGTCACACTCCTTGAACATCCACATCCGTGCTCCTACCATGGGTAAGTTGACAAGTATGCACTTCTACGGTTGGAAGAAAGGTTTGAAGACGGGTATGTACTATCTACGGACACAGGCCGCCTCTGCCGCCATTCAGTTTACCATCGACAAAAGTGTGGCAGAGCAGGCTGGTCAAAATGCGGCTGACTTGTCCAGTTTACGCCGTCCGAAATACGTACCACAAAAGGTTAACCTTGCAGAGGGCACGCTAACCGTCAGCGATGAACCATCCGGAGACAGCTCTTCGACGCCATTATCTACAGCATCCTCAATCACCAATAGTATCGCCTCACTGaaaattcaagaaagccTGCCTGTTACGCCAGTGACATCCGCCTCCCAGTCCACACTGTCGGAGCCTTCTGAAGTTGAAATACCCAAGATTAGCAAGcaggatgacgatgaagtGGATATTTACAATTCTAAAGTCATAGCTTGCGCAATTGACAATCCTGAGGCCTGCACAATGTGCTCCGGCTGA
- the ARC15 gene encoding Arc15p (ancestral locus Anc_7.252) — MDNWRRIDIDAFDPDSGRLTAQDLIPPNEVPVTLQDIQPKISQLRSLASSGDMTSAIQLAVNDPPYGADDITKATYFRAVLEALTQVRQSDITTIVKQLTSKQQDVLVKYLYKGMSVPEGQKQGGILLAWFERLTQTAGVNPIVHYLSDRQTV, encoded by the coding sequence ATGGAcaactggagaagaatTGATATAGATGCGTTTGATCCCGACAGCGGCAGGTTGACCGCCCAGGATCTGATACCTCCAAACGAGGTCCCAGTGACCCTGCAGGATATACAACCAAAGATCTCTCAGCTACGCTCTCTGGCCTCAAGCGGCGACATGACCTCTGCTATCCAATTGGCTGTGAACGATCCCCCATACGGTGCCGATGACATTACAAAGGCAACGTACTTCCGGGCCGTGCTGGAGGCCCTTACACAAGTCAGACAGTCTGATATCACAACGATCGTCAAACAGCTGACATCCAAGCAACAAGATGTGTTGGTAAAGTACCTGTATAAAGGTATGTCAGTTCCGGAGGGTCAAAAACAGGGAGGCATCCTATTGGCATGGTTTGAAAGGCTGACGCAGACTGCTGGCGTCAATCCAATCGTCCACTACCTCTCAGATAGACAAACAGTATAA
- the FIS1 gene encoding Fis1p (ancestral locus Anc_7.255) has translation MTKINFLPTLQDAFEPLLPQQVEILRQQVLSEGGDSASVQSRFNYAWGLIKSEDVNDQRLGVKLLTDIYKESSVRRRECLYYLSIGCYKLGEYTMAKRYVDTLHEHEPNNKQAQALKTMVEDKVQRETVKGLALATGVIAGAAAVAAVFFKGRKK, from the coding sequence ATGACCAAGATCAACTTTCTACCCACCTTGCAGGATGCCTTTGAACCTTTGCTGCCCCAGCAGGTAGAAATACTTCGCCAGCAAGTGCTCTCCGAGGGTGGCGACTCGGCCTCTGTTCAATCCAGATTCAACTATGCCTGGGGGTTAATCAAATCGGAAGACGTAAACGATCAACGACTTGGTGTCAAACTCCTAACCGACATCTATAAGGAATCATCTGTCCGGAGAAGGGAGTGTTTGTACTACCTGAGCATCGGATGCTACAAATTAGGGGAATACACCATGGCCAAGAGGTACGTGGACACATTGCATGAACATGAACCCAACAACAAACAGGCACAGGCTTTGAAAACCATGGTCGAAGATAAAGTCCAGAGGGAGACAGTGAAGGGCTTGGCCCTGGCAACAGGCGTAATCGCCGGTGCCGCCGCAGTCGCGGccgtcttcttcaaaggCAGGAAGAAATGA
- the YRB2 gene encoding Yrb2p (ancestral locus Anc_7.253) — protein MSDSENPVRQEQKSAEKAAVPVENTEGKLKRSREGTENDSNGEAVSEKADEEVAPKKAKTANGVEAAKKVEKGSKEVPVKHPGTSEKDTGDKPKHVFGSTTSFSAGFAAGKRSTISTIDSGGSNKEKSTTKPSAFGSGLSFGGGFTMLKKSDEQASKATEKDETSGDLKEHEQTPSSESKKEQSTETESGLSSSESSVFKLQKQEVKSGEESEEVVYQVNAKLYQLSDLKHGWKERGVGFIRVNKNKSTGKARLVMRSRGILKVILNLPLVKGFKIQRGFPGSLQGEKFIRITAVDDNKAPLQYAVKTGKIETVQELYDNIVKLVAE, from the coding sequence ATGTCTGATTCGGAAAACCCTGTGAGGCAGGAGCAGAAAAGTGCTGAGAAAGCTGCAGTACCTGTGGAAAATACGGAAGGCAAACTcaagagaagcagagaGGGAACAGAGAACGATTCCAATGGAGAAGCAGTTAGTGAGAAGGCAGACGAGGAAGTTGCACCTAAGAAAGCAAAGACGGCGAACGGTGTTGAAGCAGCAAAAAAGGTAGAAAAGGGTTCAAAAGAAGTGCCCGTCAAGCATCCTGGAACTAGCGAAAAAGATACTGGCGATAAGCCAAAGCATGTCTTTGGATCTACTACAAGTTTCAGCGCTGGCTTTGCAGCCGGCAAGCGCTCTACAATCTCGACGATTGACTCAGGCGGCTCAAATAAGGAAAAGTCTACTACCAAGCCAAGCGCGTTTGGATCGGGCCTCTCGTTTGGCGGTGGGTTTACTATGCTAAAGAAATCTGATGAGCAGGCATCAAAAGCTACAGAGAAAGACGAAACGTCAGGGGATTTGAAGGAGCACGAGCAGACGCCGTCATCCGAGAGTAAGAAAGAGCAGAGTACAGAGACGGAGTCTGGCCTGAGTTCATCAGAGAGTAGCGTTTTCAAGTTACAGAAGCAGGAAGTGAAATCGGGAGAGGAGTCGGAAGAAGTGGTGTACCAAGTGAACGCTAAGCTTTATCAATTATCCGACTTGAAGCATGGTTGGAAGGAAAGAGGTGTGGGATTTATTAGAGTAAATAAGAATAAGAGTACAGGAAAAGCGCGTTTGGTGATGAGATCTCGCGGAATTCTGAAAGTGATTCTCAACCTCCCACTAGTCAAAGGTTTCAAGATCCAAAGAGGATTCCCTGGTTCCTTGCAAGGCGAAAAATTCATACGCATAACTGCTGTCGATGACAACAAGGCTCCATTACAGTATGCCGTGAAGACGGGCAAAATCGAAACGGTCCAAGAGCTTTACGATAATATCGTCAAGCTAGTGGCGGAGTAA
- the EFM4 gene encoding Efm4p (ancestral locus Anc_7.254) — translation MTNYPRCEKLTGEVDELNKKLVAMTERRTMEDTRKLNASQLGTKKYWDDFYALERDNFSKNPKDTGECWFDDNGAEERMVEFLLENVGQKKIDLGSKVIDLGTGNGHLLFELYENDFAGPMLGVDYSEESVEFATEISKANGYNDKIRFAAADIFAPDWNPGLFDLVLDKGTLDAIALCEKALADGRRMVEGYSSVVEKLLDRDGIFLITSCNFTEDELISIVQTDRLKVWRTIAYPAYEFGGVKGTTICSVAFIKQ, via the coding sequence ATGACGAACTACCCGAGATGTGAAAAGTTGACAGGTGAagtcgatgagctgaacAAAAAGCTTGTTGCAATGACTGAACGGCGGACGATGGAGGACACCAGGAAGCTCAATGCTTCCCAATTAGGCACGAAGAAGTACTGGGACGACTTTTACGCACTGGAAAGGGATAATTTCAGCAAGAATCCCAAAGATACCGGGGAATGCTGGTTCGATGACAATGGGGCGGAAGAACGGATGGTAGAGTTTCTCCTCGAGAACGTCGGGCAGAAAAAAATCGATTTGGGGTCAAAAGTGATAGACTTGGGAACGGGGAATGGTCATCTCCTTTTTGAACTTTATGAAAATGATTTCGCTGGCCCAATGCTGGGCGTAGACTACTCTGAGGAAAGCGTTGAGTTTGCTAcagaaatttcaaaagccAACGGGTACAACGACAAGATCCGGTTTGCGGCAGCTGACATTTTTGCGCCAGATTGGAACCCTGGACTATTCGATCTTGTGCTGGACAAGGGCACTTTGGACGCAATTGCGCTGTGTGAGAAGGCCCTGGCGGATGGTAGGAGAATGGTGGAGGGATATTCAAGCGTCGTAGAGAAGCTTTTGGATCGAGACGGGATTTTTCTCATCACCTCTTGTAATTTCACGGAAGATGAGCTAATCAGCATCGTGCAAACCGACAGGCTGAAAGTTTGGAGAACTATTGCCTACCCAGCTTACGAATTCGGCGGCGTAAAAGGGACTACGATATGTAGTGTAGCATTTATCAAGCAGTGA
- the TDA2 gene encoding Tda2p (ancestral locus Anc_7.259) yields the protein MARKTSGPVTGSVWRLPCVAACRMHRCFILYAAGEFFVPQRRTCTVNYHSAAEIGEGGRKPGFELDAVGLGVVRRAVCSVLEARRSRCRACVVLCCLLSWYSGLYVDLVEGKNSCSTSRAVVSSQGGILQSMEFQILEDKVSNCPVPKVKLIDVIETCHLSAMAEEGIREGATSVVDVFLRKLLEQLNKHSTLYKYVVSMTSLSADGSRGQLSMANAVSASWNSKKDGLFNYVLDDAETSGKQYLITVIWIAK from the coding sequence ATGGCGCGGAAGACATCTGGACCTGTCACTGGTTCGGTCTGGCGTCTCCCCTGTGTGGCAGCTTGTCGAATGCACAGATGCTTTATACTGTATGCGGCGGGCGAATTTTTCGTCCCGCAACGTCGCACGTGCACCGTCAATTATCACAGTGCGGCAGAGATCGGCGAGGGTGGAAGGAAGCCAGGGTTTGAATTGGACGCTGTAGGTCTTGGCGTTGTCCGGCGAGCAGTTTGTAgtgttcttgaagctcgaCGGTCGCGATGCCGCGCTTGTGTTGTGTTGTGCTGTCTCTTGTCGTGGTATAGCGGGCTGTATGTAGACCTGGTAGAGGGAAAAAACTCGTGTAGTACCAGTAGAGCAGTGGTGTCAAGCCAAGGCGGGATCTTGCAGAGTATGGAGTTCCAGATACTTGAGGATAAGGTGTCGAATTGTCCGGTACCAAAGGTTAAGCTGATCGACGTGATTGAGACATGCCATCTGTCAGCGATGGCGGAAGAGGGGATCCGTGAGGGGGCCACGTCGGTCGTCGACGTGTTTCTGCGGAAGTTGCTCGAACAGCTTAACAAACACTCGACTCTGTATAAGTACGTGGTTTCGATGACGAGTCTCAGCGCGGACGGGTCGCGGGGCCAGTTGAGCATGGCGAACGCTGTGAGCGCATCGTGGAACTCGAAGAAGGACGGACTGTTCAACTATGTGTTGGACGACGCGGAGACGTCCGGAAAACAATATCTGATTACGGTGATATGGATCGCTAAGTAG
- a CDS encoding uncharacterized protein (ancestral locus Anc_7.257) → MEGNEQNPQGKNHALLFDQDSFQLDDLNQEDRTVLQDFRSDEQWSQLKRGNRIMNLIRKIWEGPVEPADEKPNFTSHSLQYLDGLPAKMQAGRFSQKSTRLTVLLVYCSLWFGLIFCLLYTSLIKAPFFYPNDGSDRIPIVSLRCNSYWNWEGKNNACGKDASACEPLSDEEYLIRCPALCDRGGWTYSAISVGDQRIKYRGYEIGGGPVPLDLDSEYLSYPYRADSFACSSAFHAGVISPIFGGCARLSMEGSQSSFPGSLGRYAHLSVTFDSFFPGSFSFKKLRDGVSSGCIDLRMIIITLNILLGLPVFYFCNSLVGYWITTIVGYWTISLALDPPRLIDPHDAATIYELISVAVQRLLPLCFILYVEWKCAVKRCLEDGSPVAKVLLWYPTFWLGVMNKITFDRLPVDRLTTRDLKEQAGAITAVSFIAATVLTCAIIQAYSLWKSGRFRKYFKIYISIIFGVVLLGCIPGLNLRIHHYILGMILLPGCATRGRSAYLFQGVLIGLILSGVARWDFASIVETDFALLRGEAGSFLEPPQFVFDAQNPHHISWKLNSNATASIDAENINGYSLLINDFEVYVGADTSVDLDMLIQEDELLSSILQESLNQSNGTIKLYLRLARASIEHPDTVRGDYTNAGILEWPEGVWHEPLPGAS, encoded by the coding sequence ATGGAGGGCAACGAGCAAAACCCTCAAGGCAAAAACCATGCGTTATTATTCGACCAAGATAGCTTCCAGTTGGACGACTTAAATCAGGAAGATCGAACggttcttcaagacttcaGGAGCGACGAGCAATGGTCACAGCTCAAACGGGGAAACAGAATAATGAATCTCATTAGAAAAATATGGGAAGGGCCTGTAGAGCCGGCAGACGAAAAGCCCAACTTCACATCCCATTCGTTGCAATATCTGGACGGCTTACCAGCAAAGATGCAAGCGGGCCGGTTCTCTCAAAAAAGCACCAGGTTGACAGTTTTGTTAGTGTATTGCTCACTTTGGTTTGGTCTAATATTCTGCCTACTGTATACATCACTGATCAAGGCTCCATTCTTCTATCCCAATGACGGTAGCGACAGAATACCTATAGTTTCGCTAAGGTGCAACTCTTATTGGAATTGGGAAGGAAAGAATAATGCATGTGGTAAGGACGCTTCAGCCTGTGAACCGCTCAGCGACGAGGAATATCTTATAAGATGTCCAGCGCTATGTGACAGGGGTGGCTGGACGTATTCTGCCATTTCGGTTGGCGatcaaagaatcaaatATAGAGGTTACGAAATTGGAGGAGGCCCGGTACCACTGGATCTTGACTCAGAGTACTTGTCCTATCCGTACAGAGCCGACTCATTTGCCTGTTCATCTGCCTTTCACGCCGGGGTCATTTCTCCGATCTTTGGTGGCTGTGCCAGGTTATCGATGGAAGGCTCGCAATCCTCGTTCCCAGGAAGCTTGGGCAGGTACGCCCATCTGTCTGTAACCTTTGATTCCTTCTTTCCCGGCTCGTTCTCTTTTAAGAAACTTCGAGATGGAGTGAGTTCAGGTTGCATTGATCTTCGGATGATTATTATCACATTGAATATTCTGCTCGGATTACCAGTTTTTTATTTCTGCAACAGCTTGGTTGGATATTGGATCACGACAATTGTCGGATACTGGACCATTTCGCTGGCATTAGATCCCCCAAGATTAATAGATCCCCACGACGCTGCCACGATATATGAGCTTATCAGCGTGGCTGTGCAGCGCCTTCTTCCGTTGTGTTTCATTTTGTATGTTGAATGGAAATGTGCCGTCAAGAGATGCCTGGAAGATGGGTCTCCAGTAGCGAAAGTTTTATTATGGTATCCCACATTTTGGCTTGGTGTAATGAATAAGATCACCTTTGATAGACTTCCAGTCGATAGATTAACCACGAGAGATCTTAAAGAGCAAGCTGGGGCAATAACTGCGGTAAGTTTCATTGCAGCTACAGTTCTAACCTGTGCAATTATTCAGGCGTATTCTCTATGGAAATCTGGCAGGTTTAGAAAGTACTTCAAGATCTACATTTCGATCATCTTCGGGGTCGTTTTGCTGGGATGTATACCAGGATTGAATCTAAGGATCCACCATTATATTTTAGGCATGATCTTACTTCCAGGATGCGCGACAAGAGGTCGCTCTGCGTATCTGTTTCAGGGAGTTCTTATAGGGCTCATCTTGTCAGGCGTGGCAAGGTGGGACTTTGCTAGCATAGTGGAAACGGACTTTGCATTACTCAGAGGGGAGGCTGGATCCTTTCTAGAGCCGCCGCAGTTTGTCTTTGATGCCCAAAATCCTCATCATATATCGTGGAAGCTCAACTCAAATGCCACTGCCTCGATCGACGCAGAGAATATTAATGGATACTCTCTTTTGatcaatgattttgaagtttACGTAGGGGCAGACACCAGCGTTGATCTCGACATGCTaattcaagaagatgaacTGCTCTCGTCGATATTACAAGAATCGTTGAACCAATCTAATGGCACCATCAAATTGTATCTGAGGCTGGCGCGCGCATCCATCGAGCATCCAGATACAGTTCGTGGAGACTATACAAATGCAGGAATTCTAGAGTGGCCAGAAGGTGTGTGGCATGAGCCATTACCTGGAGCATCTTAG
- the SEC6 gene encoding SNARE-binding exocyst subunit SEC6 (ancestral locus Anc_7.258) produces the protein MSSETLQKILILLKDDLSPERIRVIKDQVSKQKSTLDYQLNKESSKYFNHVEDSLSLLNLSQRSVKNTERRLHEVDELSRRSKSAISRYDIIFNATKLYETIDLTSSIYDRISEFNEVTTRIAEMLEQELSDDALDSGCPCLLHIHYMLTMARDFQDQMLVMAQVSTDDVQRTMLKLFSQMTDLVAKFDQLLESLIYDLVEIVRSEQVSLAIRLFKVITVEEKEDLKINAIRNIIKKKEIEQEKSAIKKLPSSRTDLQPNIIEYPTSKGLYEEILSGTINTRTQARGYRNFFFNKIKQSVQDMFVEVRKEYQGEKRFEVLHNLDWVFNELLIVKEHLTKYCPGHWDIFGKYFECYYDELNSLVNELVESEPETLIILDILDYDKHFQSTLVQDFGFDKKDKKSIIGDKQREQLFADYLSLILVKMTEWIGNLEKAEFEVFLERKTPPHVDSEGLLYLDGTRTCFQMFTQQAEVAAGSGQAKILVGVIERFCDLLKQRQKKWMQKIEIDVRKLLRFNQRTDSQDVEESEECPGGLVEYIVAVANDQMKAADYSVAISSKYGKLVSKVHERTITQEIEEALDGFAEVAKFCSSELIKIIFTDLSAPFSEIFSKSWYGGNQAQQIADTLYEYMLEIKNQMNPVVFASLLETVVEETILLFIGALKYEHSFKNKNDKFLDSTKRDFETFYKVFIQLLPESEDKTLIIDDKFKLMEYFMDFSCGPVESIPTTWANCLTVYWDTPVKLLSAILKCRKDVDSSDAKKLLQAATRSASDPARLAQLNEAEAQPTFISRVAALI, from the coding sequence ATGTCATCAGAAACGCTACAGAAGATTCTTATCTTACTGAAAGATGATTTATCGCCCGAAAGAATACGAGTGATCAAAGACCAGGTGAGCAAGCAAAAATCGACGCTGGATTACCAATTGAACAAGGAATCGTCGAAGTATTTCAATCATGTAGAGGATAGCTTGTCATTGCTTAATTTGTCCCAGAGATCTGTAAAGAATACCGAGAGACGTCTTCATGAAGTTGATGAGCTTAGCCGCAGAAGTAAGTCTGCAATCTCCCGATATGATATTATTTTCAATGCAACGAAGCTTTACGAGACTATAGATTTGACATCGTCCATTTATGATAGGATATCCGAGTTTAATGAAGTCACGACCAGAATAGCGGAAATGCTTGAGCAAGAGCTTTCGGACGATGCTTTGGACTCCGGTTGTCCATGTTTGCTCCATATACATTATATGTTGACGATGGCCCGTGactttcaagatcaaatgcTGGTCATGGCGCAAGTTTCGACAGACGACGTTCAGCGCACTATgttgaagcttttctcGCAGATGACTGATCTTGTCGCaaaatttgatcaactACTGGAATCCCTTATATATGATTTGGTGGAGATCGTGAGGTCCGAGCAGGTATCTTTGGCCATTCGTCTATTCAAAGTAATAACCGtggaggagaaagaagactTAAAAATCAATGCGATCCGAAACattatcaagaagaaagagatagAGCAAGAGAAAAGTGCGATTAAGAAGCTACCGAGTAGTAGGACGGATTTACAACCAAATATTATAGAATATCCGACTAGCAAAGGCCTCTACGAAGAGATTCTTAGTGGAACGATAAACACAAGGACCCAGGCCCGCGGTTATcgaaacttcttctttaaCAAGATTAAGCAATCTGTTCAGGACATGTTTGTGGAGGTGAGGAAAGAATATCAGGGCGAGAAAAGATTTGAGGTGCTTCATAATTTGGATTGGGTTTTTAATGAATTGCTGATAGTTAAAGAGCATTTGACAAAATACTGTCCAGGTCATTGGGATATATTTGGCAAATATTTTGAGTGTTATTATGACGAATTGAACTCTCTAGTGAATGAGCTGGTAGAGTCAGAACCTGAAACTTTGATCATCCTCGACATTCTAGACTATGACAAACACTTCCAAAGCACATTAGTTCAGGATTTCGGTTTCGATAAGAAAGACAAGAAAAGTATCATCGGAGATAAACAACGGGAGCAGCTATTTGCCGATTATTTAAGCCTCATTTTGGTCAAGATGACTGAATGGATTGGCAACCTGGAAAAAGCGGAGTTTGAAGTTTTCCTCGAAAGAAAGACTCCTCCTCATGTTGATTCCGAAGGTTTGCTGTATCTGGACGGGACCCGAACGTGCTTTCAAATGTTCACCCAACAGGCAGAAGTGGCAGCAGGTTCCGGTCAGGCCAAGATCCTTGTTGGTGTTATTGAAAGGTTTTGCGATCTGCTCAAACAaaggcagaagaaatggatgCAAAAGATTGAGATCGACGTACGGAAGCTATTGCGCTTCAACCAACGCACCGACTCGCAGGATGTCGAGGAGAGCGAAGAGTGCCCTGGAGGTCTCGTGGAATATATAGTGGCAGTTGCCAACGACCAGATGAAGGCCGCGGATTATTCCGTTGCTATATCCTCCAAATACGGCAAGCTGGTCAGCAAAGTACATGAGAGGACGATTACGCAAGAGATTGAGGAAGCCCTTGATGGTTTCGCGGAGGTTGCCAAATTTTGCTCAAGCGAGCTCATAAAGATCATTTTCACAGATCTCTCCGCTCCTTTCTCAGAGATATTCAGCAAGAGCTGGTATGGCGGCAATCAAGCTCAACAAATCGCAGACACCCTCTACGAATACATGCTTGAAATTAAAAACCAGATGAACCCTGTTGTCTTTGCCAGTTTGCTGGAGACGGTGGTTGAAGAGACCATCCTGCTATTCATAGGGGCACTGAAATACGAGCattccttcaaaaacaagaaCGACAAGTTCCTGGACTCCACCAAGAGAGATTTCGAGACTTTTTACAAAGTCTTCATCCAGCTGCTTCCCGAAAGCGAAGACAAGACGCTGATCATCGACGACAAATTCAAACTGATGGAGTATTTCATGGACTTCAGCTGCGGCCCCGTGGAGAGTATACCCACCACTTGGGCCAACTGTTTGACCGTCTACTGGGACACTCCCGTCAAGCTGCTCTCCGCGATCCTCAAGTGCAGAAAGGACGTCGACAGCTCCGACGCGAAGAAGCTACTGCAAGCGGCGACGCGCTCAGCTAGCGATCCAGCGCGACTGGCGCAGCTGAACGAAGCGGAGGCCCAGCCGACCTTCATAAGCAGAGTCGCGGCGCTAATATGA